GCGACAGAAGCCCGCCCAGCAGCCCCATAGCCACCCCCTCCAGCAGGAACGGGCCGCGGATGAACGCGTTGGTGGCTCCGACCAGCCGCAGCAGCTCGATCTCGGACTTGCGGGCCAGGACGTTCAGCTTGATGACGTTGGAAATGATGAGGAGCGAGGCCAGGACGAGAATGCCCCCCAGGAAGAGGCCCGTATTGCGGGCCAGGCGGCTCAGCGACCGGACGCGCTCGGCCCAGTCGCGGTTGAACTGGGCGTCGGTCACGGCGGGGGCGCGGCGGGCCTCCGCGATCAGCCGGGTCACGTCGTCGGCTGGGACGTCCGGCCGGCGCAGGTCCGCTTCGATCGACGGGGGGAAGGGATTTTCCTTCAGGTTGGCGACAATGTCGGACAGCTCGGGAAAGTCCTTGAGAAATCGGGCTAGAGCCTCTTCCGCCGAAATCGTCCGGACGGCGCCGACGAGGGGCGAAGCCCGCAGCTCGGCGGCCAGCCGGTCCCGATCGGCGGGCGAGGCGTCGCGGCTGAGATCGAAGACGACGTTGACGTTGCGAGACAGCTCGCCGGCCTTGGCGTTCAGGTTGTTGGACAGCGATAGGAAGACACCCAGGATCAGCGAGGACAGGCAGATGATGGTCAGGGAGAAGAAATGGCGGGTCTTGAACTGCCAGAGGTTGTTCAGGGTCTCGCGCAGGAAGTAGCGCGGCCGGAGCGGGGTGGCGGGGGTCATGCCCGGCCTCGCCGCTGGATCTTGCCGTCGTGAAGCAGCACCACCCGCCCTTCGAAG
Above is a window of Candidatus Aminicenantes bacterium DNA encoding:
- a CDS encoding permease-like cell division protein FtsX, whose translation is MTPATPLRPRYFLRETLNNLWQFKTRHFFSLTIICLSSLILGVFLSLSNNLNAKAGELSRNVNVVFDLSRDASPADRDRLAAELRASPLVGAVRTISAEEALARFLKDFPELSDIVANLKENPFPPSIEADLRRPDVPADDVTRLIAEARRAPAVTDAQFNRDWAERVRSLSRLARNTGLFLGGILVLASLLIISNVIKLNVLARKSEIELLRLVGATNAFIRGPFLLEGVAMGLLGGLLSLGLILVVVKLFPIYLGASMGALQELFGFRYLTWAQALGLVFGGGFVGFLGSLSSIARFLKV